From Chiroxiphia lanceolata isolate bChiLan1 chromosome 11, bChiLan1.pri, whole genome shotgun sequence, the proteins below share one genomic window:
- the MON1A gene encoding vacuolar fusion protein MON1 homolog A produces the protein MAADVHKKKSWEVPNGSLAPGDGQHTERSESPTPGLAQGTEPGAGQEGAMFVHTRSYEDLTSPEDGAAVARSPEERRGEPGEQSSMEQISKDFSELSTQLTGMALDLEEEMRPGKEGKLEQSPQTPRRDSVLSGKEEEDVTMDAWRMHRKHVFVLSEAGKPVYSRYGSEEALSSTMGVMMALVSFLEAEKNAIRSIHADGYKVVFVRRSPLVLVAVARTRQSEQEIAHELLYIYYQILSLLTWTQLNHIFQQKQNYDLRRLLAGSERITDNLLDLMAHDPSFLMGAVRCLPLAASVRDAVSSSLQQAKAKSLVFSILLSGNQLVSLVRKKDQFLHPIDLHLLFNLISSSSSFREGEAWTPICLPKFNSSGFFHAHISYLEQEMDLCLLLVSTDREDFFTVSDCKRRFQERLRRRGVHHALQEALRTPFYSVAQVGIPNLRHFIYKSKSSGLFTSPEIEAPYVQEEEKERLLGLYQYLHSRAHNSSRPLKNIYFTGPRENLLAWVTNAFELYVCYSPLGTKAGAISAVNKLMKWIRKEEDRLFILTPQTY, from the exons ATGGCTGCAGATGTCCACAAGAAGAAGAGCTGGGAAGTGCCCAATGGGTCCCTGGCGCCAGGAGATGGGCAGCACACGGAGCGGTCCGAGAGCCCCACGCCGGGGCTGGCGCAGGGCACGGAGCCAG GGGCGGGCCAGGAGGGAGCCATGTTTGTGCACACCCGCTCCTACGAGGACCTGACGAGCCCCGAGGACGGGGCGGCCGTGGCGCGGAGCCCGGAGGAGCGACGAGGGGAGCcgggggagcagagcagcatggAGCAGATCAGCAAGGACTTCAGCGAGCTGAGCACACAGCTCACAGGCATGGCCCTCGACCTGGAGGAGGAGATGAGGCCGGGCAAGGAGGGGAAGCTGGAGCAGTCCCCGCAGACCCCACGCCGTGACTCGGTGCTGTcggggaaggaggaggaggacgtGACCATGGACGCCTGGCGCATGCACCGCAAGCACGTCTTCGTGCTGAGCGAGGCGGGCAAGCCCGTGTATTCCCGCTACGGCTCTGAGGAGGCCCTGTCCAGCACCATGGGCGTCATGATGGCCCTGGTGTCCTTCCTGGAGGCCGAGAAAAATGCCATCCGGTCCATCCATGCAG ATGGCTACAAGGTGGTGTTCGTGCGGAGGAGCCCACTGGTGCTGGTGGCAGTGGCACGCACCCGGCAGTCGGAGCAGGAGATCGCCCACGAGCTGCTCTACATCTACTATCAGATCCTGAGCCTGCTCACCTGGACCCAGCTGAACCACATCTTCCAGCAGAAGCAGAACTATGACCTGCGCCGGCTCCTGGCCGGCTCCGAGCGCATCACCGACAACCTGCTGGACCTCATGGCCCACGACCCCAGCTTCCTGATGGGCGCCGTGCGCTGCCTGCCCCTGGCTGCCAGCGTCCGGGACGCCGtcagcagcagcctgcagcAGGCCAAGGCCAAGAGCCTGGTCTTCTCCATTCTCCTCTCTGGGAACCAGTTGGTGTCTCTCGTGAGGAAGAAAGATCAGTTCCTCCACCCCATTGACCTCCACCTGCTCTTCAACCTCAtcagctcttcttcctcctttcgGGAGGGTGAAGCCTGGACTCCTATTTGCCTCCCCAAGTTCAACTCCAGTGGCTTCTTCCATGCTCACATCTCCTacctggagcaggagatggacctgtgcctgctgctggtCTCCACAGACCGCGAGGACTTCTTCACCGTGTCCGACTGCAAGCGGCGCTTCCAGGAGCGGCTGCGGCGGCGGGGGGTGCACCACGCCCTGCAGGAGGCCCTGCGCACCCCCTTCTACAGCGTCGCCCAGGTGGGCATCCCCAACCTCCGGCACTTCATCTACAAGTCCAAGAGCTCTGGGCTCTTCACCAG CCCTGAGATTGAGGCTCCCTAcgtgcaggaggaggagaaggagaggctCTTGGGGCTCTACCAGTACCTGCACAGCCGGGCCCACAACTCTTCACGGCCCCTGAAGAACATCTACTTCACGGGCCCCCGAGAGAACCTTCTGGCGTGG gtaaccaACGCCTTTGAGCTCTATGTATGCTACAGTCCCCTGGGGACCAAGGCTGGTGCCATCAGTGCTGTCAACAAGCTCATGAAGTGGATCCGCAAGGAGGAAGACCGACTCTTCATCCTCACACCCCAGACATACTGA